The Mytilus edulis chromosome 5, xbMytEdul2.2, whole genome shotgun sequence genomic interval TAGcaaaaaaataatctcaaaaagAGACCAGAATtaggaaaaagaaaaatatgaaaacaagaaatttgtgAATTAAAACTTGGTGAAATTAACTTCTTCAAAGTAGTATCAATGACCTTTTGAAAATATTCTCAAGAAAAAATTTACTAATTCATTACATCATTAGTTCACCTTAGAAAACAGTGTACAAATTATCTATGATTAGTAATTCACAATCATCGTCTAACATATTGCACATTAAGACATAATATATCAACATATATGTCTACGACTCTTTTTTCGTCACTTCCTGTTCATATTTCTCCAGTAACACTTTCTTGTAGCCTTCCTGATTTTTCCATAAGTCTGCTGCTTGCACATTCAAGGGACTGTCTATATTTGGTTCTGTAAATACAAACCAGATTATGATTTTAGTGggatataaaatgaaaatttaaaaatcaccAATATCACCATTTTCCCAAAAGGAAAAGTCTTATTTTCTCTTGGGACATAAACAGGCACTATAAATAATAGCAGATCATATGAGAAAGCCTTAATATTCTACCTGTTTCTTAgcttttatgatttttaacagatgaacagacaatgttataaacatgataaagaataGTAAATTCATAAGTGCACATTTAAAGCTGATGGATTGCAAATATATCTGAAATGGTCCCAGACCAATAGTGACCATCCAGATTTCTTGGCCACCAAAATACCTTTAGTATATATATTATTACCTCCTAGTAAACTCTGTAATGACAACAATATTGTCCTGACATCATACAGAGCTGACCATTTCTCCTTTAGGATGTCCAGACAAATATTTCCATGTTTGTCTACATTAGGATGGTAGCATGGTGTATCAAATCTGACTGTAGGAGCCTGGTAAGGATATCCACTTGGGAAGTCAAAGGTCAACTTGTATTGCAGTCCTTCATATACctgaaagtacaaaaaaaaactatgtgatGAGGCAGATGTGTGATTTTATGAcatattaaaaatcatttattgtatttttcaaTTCTATTCTATTCCAAAATTGATAATAGAACCTACCAGTAGTTCCAATCTCTTCTGCATTTCACATATACTATTTGTCCACAGCAATGACTAAATAAATACATGGTGAGTACAGTCCTAGTTCTATTAACAGCAATAAGTTTAAACTTGTCAATATCATTGAAAAGGAAATAACACCTTTGCACTGAATTAGTTGGGTGTTTATCAGGCTATTTATTTCTTTGCAAGTTACCAACAAATATTGAACTGATACAATTAAATTAACTAGTGTTCCTTTTATTTTTAGTTCCAGCTACAAATTTGCAAATGATTGATTTCGAGTTGATACACATTCACTGGAGGGATTAAATTGCATGATAAATCTTTGCTCATCAGATCACTTTCAGCCTTCTGAATAAGTATGAGGTCAAACTGTTCAATTGTATAATGTaccaaattattttcaaatttgtgtAAAACATGACAGACTAAATTTATAGTACATACAATGTACCAAAATTACTGTAAAATAGAGTACATCAATTgtattaacccgaataattcagtcgttatattccgctgatctacgaaggctacattacCGCCTGAACGTCTTCCTCAATCAAGACCGTCAACCGGAAAATTTAAACCGCTatgcaatatgggaattttgatttaaattggcagcttaagaaggaggagttccggatgttaaatgatgtaaactgatgttaattggtgttaattaattattatcggatttgtgttaattgaacacacgtgtttggtaagacaattACAAGACAGTTGCGCAGACTCATTATCCTCGTCACCGCCGATTGGCTCTCTCTCACAGAGAGCAGGCGACGCGGCCAATGATCATAAGGAGTTCAAGCCCTcttgtgggagaaaatcggacacggaaagggcttgaattattcgagttacaaTTGTATAGACTTactgttcctttggcaccattcACTGTCGCTATCcatttaaacaaattatcattATCTGGGAAAGCTGAGATACCTGGATCACCAGATgtctaaaattataaaacaaattaatttatcaTTATCTGGGAAAGCTGAGATACCGGGATCACCAGATgtctaaaattataaaacaaattctcATTATCTGGGAAAGCTGAGATACCTGGATCAACAGATgtctaaaattataaaacaaattatcattATCTGGGAAAGCTGAGATAACTGGATCAccagtttctagcaataatttttcatatcacttgactccgctgagaaaggaaattattaGTCAGCAAGATCATTTAGGAAATTTCTTAAAATAGAGATAAAAGAGGTTGTGTGTAATGTATGTATGTAGGTTATGAGGTTGTGTGTAGGTATGTGAAACCAGCTACAGAAACAATTATAGTTATTTCTACTAATGAACCTAAAATACAGTTTATCAATACACGTATAGTAAAAAATCAATTCTATGTTTGTACCAGAACACTTAATAACatcttttgtaaaatatttgttgcttttcaaaaatttgttattttctttttcaacatatatacatgtagtgtgACTGTTAAAGACTTCTTTGATCCATTATCTGAATTTTAAAGGAAATCTAGCAAGACAAATTATTTGAAGAAATCTGAACttaatatttttacatattcAAAAGGCCTGCAAGGTAAACTGAAAGTTCAACATTCAAACTGACCATTATCATGAAGCCTGCTAGTTACCTAAATTCAGTCCTCTCAGAAAAGACTTTGTAAATCTGATTCATTTAAACATGGGAAAACAATTATAAACATATGTATACAGAAACATGTTGCAGTCAAGTTGCAATctttatttttactttcaaaaagaaattttaacaTGGTAAAATTACTTACAAGTAAAGTCATTAATTCTTGCTGCAAcctagaatagaaaataaaatatttgataacttCAACTGACAAATAAATATCTATTATCATATGATTGgattacattttttgtacaaccagaagaaaatttattttcattttggatgctctaaacatactttaaaaaatatatatattcactgaCAGTGATGGAAAAGCAATTTACTTTCTTATTTATACCAGTGTATCTTGTTTTGAGCAATACCTAATGTTGCAATACATCATGTATCTGAAAGATCATTTAACACTCTTGCTGctggagggacacatatgtccacaCAAACTGTGCCTTGGGACACACACATGTATGTCCATCTTTTAATCTATGCAAGCTTCACATCATTGCTTCTCCTCTTTCAAATAAAAGACTAAAGATAATCATtgttatatttttcttcaatGGCTCCCAAATGTAACAGTTATTATGACATGACGTCATTGTTGGGCATTTGATGTCACAAACATTGAGCAGTCATATTTTCTGACACATTGACACTAATTTGCAACCTTGAAAACCGATGCAgagcaaaaattatttaaatctgTTAACATTTgacttaaaattataataataaatgaaaacaaatttcgtCTGATTATGTAATTTTTTAATAGTAATTGGCTAAATATGCCTAATGGTTAATCATCGGGTATAAATTGACTCTTGAACTTATTAATTTTAATCTTTTCTGTCACTTTGGAATACTAAAACAATAACATGAACGATTATATTTGTGTATCTTTACCAATTTGAAGAAATCAGGTTATGTGAGATTTCACTGGCTGAAAGAAACCAGGGACCCCactgtaaatacagccatatttttcaattctttaagaccttttaaaaattatttacaataattTTCGACAATTGAGGACCATATGGTCGGCAAATTGTCAACATATCTCACAAGGACCTTTGAGCTTCTGTTTAACAGCTAgccttaaaaaaaacatgtacatgtacatttgtacggTGCAGTTCGGTGTATGCACACCCAAAACTTTTGACTTCATTTTATTAAACTGATAAAATAATTGATTGTATAATATTGTGTGATCAAattcataacatacttttatttcataaaatcttctgtAGTGTATACATAGTAACATATGGTTTCTCCCGATTTTGTGTACAGTCGATTTCAGGTTATTCTGGTTGGGCTAAAACGCTTCGTACGTAAAAATTACTTACCGCGtttattcaaaattatgtttTCCTAACGCATAATTTTTGGTATTGACTTAATCCAATAATAATTTCCCCCTTATTGCTCACATATCTGGTACCGTGTGCAAAATTGCTTCCGATAGGTTATCTCACCATTGGAAGTCGgccattgtttttaccggaagtgttgccTGGGAGTACGGTGACgtatgtaaacaatattttttcggAATTCTCGGTAAGGACGATAAAAGAAAAGACGTTTATAAATAGCAGACGAACTTCTGTTTACATACAGCAGACTTACGCAAATTACGCAACTTACTGTAGAGATTGATTTACAGAATACAGAATTGATTTATATGCCATGGGAAGAAAGAAAGTTAGAACTACGATCAAGAGTGTTGAGGTATAACAACCTGTGTGTAAAACAAGAATGATGTTTTCTGAAACTCATGAATGTGAATCACTGACAATGCCTTTGGGGAATATCATGTTTTCAGTTGTCAAGTTGTGTTATTGAGTTGTccctttttatatatcaaagtcaGAAATACTGTACAGTGATTACCCATGCGATTCAGAAAACACCATTCACAGCTTTTCCCTTCATTGATAAACAACAAACGATCCTCATAGAAACAAAGATGGCGACCAATCAATGCAAACTTGTCATAGGGAAAGTCAAGGTCGGAATTTCAACCGTCCAATACACAAGGGCT includes:
- the LOC139525478 gene encoding ubiquitin-conjugating enzyme E2 C-like; this translates as MASHSQNTNPVVASPRSKDVKKHGSSSKDNHSVSKRLQQELMTLLTSGDPGISAFPDNDNLFKWIATVNGAKGTVYEGLQYKLTFDFPSGYPYQAPTVRFDTPCYHPNVDKHGNICLDILKEKWSALYDVRTILLSLQSLLGEPNIDSPLNVQAADLWKNQEGYKKVLLEKYEQEVTKKES